From a single Fusobacterium pseudoperiodonticum genomic region:
- a CDS encoding YoaK family protein, translating into MNKKKLHKFFNNKEEFAPNERLWLFCMLMLVAGFFGGFTFSLRGRVFVNAQTGNLVLLSLGFATWDTALIKNALATFLAYFCGIIMAEFISKKINKTSFLIWERILLIFSIIVTICLGFIPEAAPYEFTNFPIAFTAAMQFNTFEKAHGMGMATPFCTNHVKQASANFVRFLRTRDDNKLRISLSHLSMILSFIIGATLSIFLGRFLFGKAIWLSTIFLIITFYFFSKSIKEYKKKL; encoded by the coding sequence ATGAATAAAAAAAAATTACACAAATTTTTTAACAATAAAGAAGAATTTGCTCCAAATGAAAGACTTTGGCTTTTCTGTATGTTGATGTTGGTTGCTGGATTTTTTGGCGGCTTTACCTTCTCTTTAAGAGGTAGAGTTTTTGTAAATGCTCAAACAGGAAACTTAGTATTACTATCATTGGGATTTGCGACTTGGGATACTGCACTTATAAAAAATGCTCTTGCTACATTTTTAGCTTACTTCTGTGGAATAATAATGGCTGAGTTTATTTCTAAAAAAATTAATAAAACATCTTTTCTTATCTGGGAAAGAATATTATTAATTTTTAGTATTATTGTTACTATATGTTTAGGATTTATTCCTGAGGCTGCTCCTTATGAATTTACTAACTTCCCAATAGCTTTTACTGCTGCAATGCAATTCAATACTTTTGAGAAAGCACATGGTATGGGAATGGCTACTCCTTTCTGTACTAACCATGTTAAACAAGCTTCAGCTAATTTTGTTAGATTTTTAAGAACTAGGGATGATAATAAACTGAGAATTTCTTTAAGCCATTTAAGTATGATATTATCATTTATTATAGGTGCAACTCTTTCAATATTTTTAGGAAGATTTCTTTTTGGAAAAGCTATTTGGCTTTCTACAATTTTTCTAATTATCACTTTTTACTTTTTTTCAAAATCAATAAAAGAATATAAAAAGAAGCTGTAA
- a CDS encoding TlpA family protein disulfide reductase, whose product MSFSLFAAKTNKKEDVKVPNIVLQDQYGKKHNLADYKGKVVVINFWATWCGYCVREMPDFEKVYKEFGSNSKDVIIIGIAGPKSKLNANNVDVSKEEITAFLKKKNITYPTLMDETGKTFDDYGVRAFPTTYVINKKGFLEGYVSGAITADQLKKAINETLKK is encoded by the coding sequence ATGTCATTCTCACTTTTTGCAGCTAAGACTAATAAAAAGGAAGATGTTAAAGTTCCAAATATTGTTCTTCAAGACCAATATGGTAAAAAACATAATCTAGCAGATTATAAAGGAAAGGTAGTTGTTATAAACTTCTGGGCGACTTGGTGTGGATATTGTGTTAGAGAAATGCCAGACTTTGAAAAAGTATATAAAGAATTTGGTTCAAATTCAAAAGATGTAATAATCATAGGAATTGCAGGACCAAAATCTAAGTTAAATGCTAACAATGTAGACGTGTCAAAGGAAGAAATAACTGCATTCTTAAAGAAGAAAAATATAACTTATCCTACTTTAATGGATGAAACAGGAAAAACTTTTGATGATTATGGAGTAAGAGCTTTCCCTACAACTTATGTAATAAATAAGAAGGGATTCCTTGAAGGATATGTTAGTGGAGCTATAACTGCAGATCAACTAAAGAAAGCAATCAATGAAACTTTAAAGAAATAG